Part of the Olsenella profusa DSM 13989 genome, GAGCCCGGGTCCAGGAGCCTCTCGCAGACGAGGAGGCGGAGCGCGGCGTTCAGGTCGAAGCCCACCTTGCGCCCCCTCATGGAGTTGCGTATCGCCGTCTCCACCCCGAGGGCGTCCAGCCACCAGCAGGCGAGCGCGTCGCCGGCGTGCCTGCGGAGCGCGCGCGACTTCCTCTTGTCGACCCTCTCCCTCGGATGGACCGTGATGGTCGCGGGCGCCTCCTCGCGGAGCCTCTCGGCGTCCATCTCGGCCACGACCCCCCTGAAGTGGGCGACGGGGTCGTCGAACTCCCTTGCGAACTCGTCGACGTAACCGAACGTCCTTATGGTCCTCTGCCTGTTCCTGCCGCTCTCGTCGCGGTAGCCCTGCACGGCCGAGAGGCTGACCCTCCCGCCCTTCGTCGGCGTCCTCTTCAGGTACATCGAAACCCCATCCCGCCTGCGGTTATACACCCCGACAGCATACCACACGTAGCAATACGTAGCAGAAAACAATTGTGCAAAATCGCATTGAAAATGCCCCGAGGGGCCAGCTAGGTCGCTATGTCCGAGTCTCAGGGGGTGGGGTCAAACTGCAAAACCGTGGTGGGAGGTCGGCCAGAGCATGCCCGACGTCGCGCTCCTACCCCGCATAGCGGCCCGGCCTACTTCTCGCTCACGCTCGACGAGCTGTTCGATTACCGCTCCGTGCTCTCCGAGGAGGAGCTGGCGACCCTCTATGCCGAGCTGCGCGCCGAGGCGATGCGCGACCAGCCCGCCGCGCTCGGCTGCCTGCGCGCGACCGTCCGTGATCACTATGCGGACGGTCGGCTCCTGGTCATGATGGCGTCGCTGCTCTTTGAGTGGGCGACCGTGGGGCTGGATCCCCTCGGGCAGGCGGGAAGCGAGACCTCCCGCGTGGCCGCCGAAGATGGTTCCGGCGCGTTGATGGCCGAGGCGGCCGACCTTCTCGACCACGTGATCGACGAGGGTTCCGATTCCGTGGCAGCACGGCAGGCAGTCCAGATGAGGGCTGCGGTACTCGTCCAGTCGGGGTCATATACGGAGGCGGTGGCGCTCTTGGAGCCTGTGGTCTCCCGGCAGGAGATACCGCAGGCGATGCTCCTGGTCACGGCCTATAAGGGGCTGGGACGCAAGGATGACGCCTGGAAGCTCATGCAGGCGGAATGCCTGCGCTCGACCTCGCTCGTCGAGGCGCTCCTGCTGCAGGAGGTCGGCATGGCGGAGGACGCCGAGCACGCCAGGCGTGCCGCCCGGGCGGCGAGCGCGCTTCACGGGACGCTCGACCTGGATGGGATTAACCCGAGCTACCGCGCGACGGTCGCCCTCGAGCTCGCAGGCACGCTCTGGCGGGCGGGCGATACGGACGGCGCCCTCGAGGCGCTTGCGGATGCGGCCGACCTCGCGCGGGAACTCGCGCCCGCCGTGCCCTTCTCGTCCCAGAGCTCGCCGCTCTATGACCGCATCGCCCCCGACGCCAACCCCGGGCGGTTTGGGGAGGCGTGGGCCGGGC contains:
- a CDS encoding XRE family transcriptional regulator produces the protein MSESQGVGSNCKTVVGGRPEHARRRAPTPHSGPAYFSLTLDELFDYRSVLSEEELATLYAELRAEAMRDQPAALGCLRATVRDHYADGRLLVMMASLLFEWATVGLDPLGQAGSETSRVAAEDGSGALMAEAADLLDHVIDEGSDSVAARQAVQMRAAVLVQSGSYTEAVALLEPVVSRQEIPQAMLLVTAYKGLGRKDDAWKLMQAECLRSTSLVEALLLQEVGMAEDAEHARRAARAASALHGTLDLDGINPSYRATVALELAGTLWRAGDTDGALEALADAADLARELAPAVPFSSQSSPLYDRIAPDANPGRFGEAWAGHKEGQASDLVRAVREAVVAAVADPAWGSLADDERFRELATSTATLVDGGQGAR